One part of the Equus caballus isolate H_3958 breed thoroughbred chromosome 30, TB-T2T, whole genome shotgun sequence genome encodes these proteins:
- the MYOG gene encoding myogenin (The RefSeq protein has 1 substitution compared to this genomic sequence), producing the protein MELYETSPYFYQEPHFYDGENYLPVHLQGFEPPGYERTELALSPEAQGPLEDKGLGPPEHCPGQCLPWACKVCKRKSVSVDRRRAATLREKRRLKKVNEAFEALKRSTLLNPNQRLPKVEILRSAIQYIERLQALLSSLNQEERDLRYRGGGGPQPGVPSDCSAHSASCSPEWGSALEFGPSPGDHLLTADPTDAHNLHSLTSIVDSITVQDVSVAFPDETMPN; encoded by the exons ATGGAGCTGTATGAGACGTCGCCCTACTTCTACCAGGAGCCCCACTTCTATGACGGGGAAAACTACCTGCCCGTCCACCTCCAGGGCTTCGAGCCGCCGGGCTACGAGCGGACTGAGCTCGCCCTGAGCCCCGAGGCCCAAGGGCCCCTGGAAGACAAGGGGCTGGGGACCCCGGAGCACTGCCCGGGCCAGTGCCTGCCGTGGGCGTGCAAGGTGTGTAAGAGGAAGTCGGTATCTGTGGACCGGCGGCGCGCGGCCACGCTGAGGGAGAAGCGCCGGCTCAAGAAGGTGAACGAGGCCTTCGAGGCCCTGAAGAGGAGCACCCTGCTGAACCCCAACCAGCGGCTGCCCAAGGTGGAGATCCTGCGCAGCGCCATCCAGTACATTGAGCGCCTGCAGGCGCTGCTCAGCTCCCTCAACCAGGAGGAGCGCGACCTCCGCtaccggggcgggggcgggccccaGCCAGGG GTGCCCAGTGACTGCAGCGCCCACAGCGCCTCCTGCAGCCCGGAGTGGGGCAGCGCACTGGAGTTCGGCCCCAGCCCAGGGG ATCATCTGCTCACGGCTGACCCTACAGATGCCCACAACCTGCACTCGCTCACCTCCATTGTGGACAGCATCACCGTGCAGGATGTGTCTGTGGCCTTCCCGGATGAAACCATGCCCAACTGA